ATGGGGAGCCCGTCGAACAGCTCTGTCCCGCCGGCTTATACTTCAACGTTGAGGACTTGCAGTGTGATTGGAGAGCCAATGTAGACTGTGGTGACAGGAACATCCCTGGGGAAGTCCAGCCTGAGCCAGAGCCAGAACCCGAGCCACAGCCAGAACCTAAGCCAGAGCCAGAACCCGAGCCAGAGCCTGAGCCAGAGCCCGAGCCAGAGCCAGAACCCGAGCCAGAGCCAGAACCCGAGCCACAGCCAGAACCCGAACCAGAGCCAGAACCCGAGCCTCAGCCAGAACCCGAACCAGAGCCAGAGCCCGAACCTCAACCCGAGCCCGAACCTGAACCCGAACCTGAAATCGAAGAAGTCATCCCCGAAGAGCCAGAAATCGACATTGAGGAGGGTTCTGGAGAAGCAGACTTGGAGATTGAGTTCCAGGAGAACGGCTGCCCGGTCGACCCATTCATCCACTGGCTGGTGGCCAGCACTGAGGACTGCAACGTGTTCTACCAGTGCGTGTGGGGCGAGCCCGTCCAGAGGCGCTGCGCGGAGTCCCTACACTTTAACGCTGCCCTACAGGTtagtttaagttttatttttatgtaggtattagtTGCCCGCCCTGGCTTCTCACGGTTGCAATGCAATGGCATTTCTCCTCGGCTTTTCTCCTCTATAATGTGCATACATATAAATCTTCCTCTTGATTTTTTTAGATTaatctatctattaaaaaaaccgcatcaaaatccgttgtgtAGTTTTGACatctaagcatacataaggACAGACAGACtgggaaagcgactttgttttataatatgtagtgatTTACCTACTTGCCATTACGTCcatttaaaaatgttattattaagtGATAATTTAACCCGCTGATGAAAAGTGATTTTTCAGTAGACATTGAAACCAACTCTGGAAAGCATATTTGAACATTTTCTTACAAATTGAAAACTAGAATTGTACTTAATTTCATGATATAATTGTATTAACTTGCGATACTTACTAAGGTTAAAGAAATGCCTCGTAGATTAGTAGATAAATCGTATTTCAAGTGCATTTCAAAGGCTTTAGTATGACGTTTTGCACACACTGATGGTGGATAAACACTGGTTATATCATTGCTTTTTTTTCAGGTATGTGACTGGCCCAGAGATGCCGGCTGCGCTGTTTCCTACAACAAGCACTTCCCATCCAGAAACCTCTACAGAAAATAAGACTTCACGAGTCTTTTACCTAAATTAATAGAAACAAATGAAACGGAGTTATTTCTGTTTCTTCTACCTCTATCTCAATATAATGTTCCTGAATATTTATGTAAAGTTCATTATTAAATGTGGTTCACTGTTACGATGTCTGTTCCTACTAATAACTGTACCTTTCCTTACCAACCTTGCCCTTgatcaatatcacttttgactgatttttccagttaaaagtggttttgtcaaaaccacttttgtgTGCAAAAAATTGATTTAACCGATCGAACAAATTGTTAATCTACTTATCTTTTACCTGACGAATACGTAGATTTCTTAAAAGTACTTAGTACCTAAGGTAGGTGTGATCATTTTGTATGCATTTTTGATGATTACCAAGTAACTTTCACTATTATCAGGCGAAACTGTTTAGACTGATTTTTTGCACTGAAAAGTGATTTTGACTAACGCCAAGAAAACGAGAGTTTACGCTAAGAGGGCATTTTTTTAGTTCCACTGATATTTTACGTAAATAAATTTCGTATTTGTTGATAACAAATACGAAATTTATTTATGGTAGGTTTATTCTGTTGACAAGTTTTTCTTAATAACTCACCAGTTGGTGAAAATCCGGATTGCCTAAGcttttcattattataactAGAAACTACctgctaatttttttttatgcaagacaaacCAAGGCAGGTacctatttgaccgcaatcgcacctggtgttaagtgagacgcagtctaggatggtacatatctgcactgtaagtgcctattcactgtcgccttgaaaatgcccggattatagtgttcaggaaatacagcagcaggcagcgaattccagtccctagcctTGCATTTTAAAAGAGTCGCCATAACGCTTAGTGCGACCTGGTGGAATGTAGCTGTGTATTTTCATGAGCAAAAGTTGTATTATAGTCACCGTAGGGTTTGTTTTGCTGTATTAGTTAGACTAGGCGTACCTACGAGCATGAGTTGGATGGCGCTCACTCTAGAGCTTGTAGAGTTCCGGTAAACCTTTTAAATAGAGAGTCGCCAACCCCTGGCCTAAGTAGTCCGTTTATTCACGTTAAAAGGCGTAGCTGCTATGAAGGATGAAGGCTACGATAAATTGTAACGGTCTACGTACGGCCACTAGTTACATAGTCTCATAGTTATGCGAATGACGTACTAAACCAAATGTATGACAATCAATAAATAGCCTATTAGGCCAAGCTTTTGTCTGTGCGTATTTCAATGATCTGTAAGTCAGAATACTGTGTTCTTTTTAGGAAATTAGGATGATGGAAAATAAACATCTAAAACACTTTATACTTTTTGCagttatagttttatttaaatagccaGTAACTATAATAACTATTCCATTAAATCCAAACACCTTACTTGGAAATCGTCTATAACACTGATCAGCAAAGAGTAGAGATGAGGAGATTTTTTGAACGCGTTACGATGCTACGAAAGCTACGAAGCTCGAGAACTCGCTTACAAAGGCTTATGAGCTGcttataaagaaaatattaaggGGACATGGAACTGCTGACAAGAAGCTGTTATGTATCTCCTTGGCTGAAAATATACACGAAGTATTCGCGCTACGATGCTACGAGTATTAGGtgctaatgaaaataatttgtgACATGGAACTGACTGATAAaaagcttttacacgtctcctTGGAGGTTGCGACCTACTGGCTGACAATCTACACAAAATATTCGCGCTACGATGCTACAAAAGCTACGAGACTCGAGATCTCATTCGCTATGACTTACGAATGTGAgctaatgaaaataattaggggGTATGGAATAGAACTGACTAAGAAGAAGTTGTTACGTACCAACTTGGAGGTTGCGACCCTCTAGCTGATAATTACACAAAATATTCGCGCTACGATGCTACGAAAGCTACGAGACTCGAGATCTCACTCGCTACAACTGTATGAGCtgctaatgaaaataattaggggGTATGGAATGGAACTGACTATGGAATGGAAACTGTTACGTATCTCCTTGGAGGTTTCGACCCAGTGGCTGAAAATAACACAAAATGTTCGCGCTACGATGCTACGAAAACTACGAGGCTCGAGATCTCACTCGCTACGACTTACGGGTATGAgctaatgaaaataattaggggGTATGGAATAGAACTAACTAAGAAGTTGTTACGTACCTCCTTGGGGGTAACAACCCACTGACTAAAAATTACACAAAATGTTCGCACTACGATGCTACGAAAGCTACGAGGCTCAAGACCTCACTCGCTACGACTTACGGGTGTATAAACtgctaatgaaaataattaggggCATTGATCTGACTGACAAGAAGTTGTTAATACTCCCTTGGGGTTAACAACACTGTCTGAAAATATACACCAAAATATGTTCGCACTACGATGCTACGAAAGCTACGAGACTCGAGATCTCACTCGCTACGACTTACGGGTATGAgctaatgaaaataattaggggGCATGGAATAGAACTGACTAAGAAGAAGTTGGAGGTTGCGACCCTCTGGCtgaaaattacacaacattttcGCGCTACGATACTACGAAAGCTACAAGCGTCGAGATCTCACTCGCTACCACTTACAAATATGAGCTGTTTTTTTAATCCTACCTTTCTGTTTGAAATGTGTGTTtctgttatgcaaataaacgtttatctgctaatgaaaataattcgttcgttcgtttcagccgaaagacgtccactgctggacaaaggcctcccccaaggatttccacaaagaccggtcctgcgccgctggCATTCAGGCgcctcccgtgaccttcaccatgAAAATAATTAGGGAGTATGAAATGGAACTGACTAACAAGAAGCTGTTACATGTCTCCTTGGAGGTCGCGACCTACTGGCTGACAATGTACACAAAATGTTCGTGCTACGATGCTACGAAATCTACGAAGCTTAATTTTTAAGCAGCAAATACaaccattatacagggtggaattttgtaatgccacctggagggaaagtactcttaatattgtagttagatagaaaaattatctcaaagaaaacattcctttatttttgacaagaaatagaactgcattcaaagattttcaaaaatttgcttactacacccgggaatcgaaccaactaaaatctgttaaaaattacaccctgtatttttattgcattgatcgttagggttaagtataaggatgaaatttctctaacaaacttgataaatcaaatgaaaggaaaaccaagAAATCTTagattatcttaattatttacagaaaattgtatggtatcgTAGTtaattttcgaaatttttttgaaaatctatgaatgcagttctctttcttttcaaaaataaaggaatgttttctttcagtaaaattttctatctacagtattaagagtactttccctccaggtggcattacaaaattccaccctgtatagtctttACAGTATAATCGTAGTATTGAATAGGTATCTTAACCTTCATGTTGTCGACTAAAGTCAACTCTGATGTCAATTAAACTATCAGTAGTTAAATCATCTGacgtgcatttttttaaaaatgttcTAGTACCTATGCGTGAGCCTGCAAAGCCCTAGCTGAACTAAGCCTAACCAAGTATTCTCTTTTAGTCTGGGTTTCGAACCTATAACCGCTGGTAAGACACCACCTCTCTTACCATTACGTCACCGAGGCGGTACCTAACTAGTATTTTAATAGATGTATTACTGCAGGTATAGCGCTTAACTTTCCTTTGGTGTGAGAGGATGTTTTCAGTACGACAAAGGTCAGATCTGCTTAGTTCCGTTCACTACAGCAGGAACCTCCCACTTATACTTGCACTCTCTATTATCTTTTTTGCTCAACTTTATTAAGGTACAAACAGACAAGAATTTATGTTCCTGATTTATTGACAGCTTATTGTAGGGTATCTAAAATCCTGGATTAAATGTATGCTAAggataaagaataaaaatatgtgcttggaatacatagtttatttcaTAAATTAGTTATATTTGATGAcaattttaagttaattttccaaaaaaaatgtaataacagCGTATAGTAGTTATAGTTGTATAGATTATAGTTTATGCTGCAATTTTGAAGCATGAAGATcttgatattttattatatttaacaaattaaaaatttacaatgACCGGATAAGCGCACGGCGAGCTACCAAATGTTTGTTAAAAGATGCTTCGAAGCCGCTGGGAATGGTTCTTTCGCCGCAATTTACGTTTGAAGGCCAGTCGCACTGGTCGGCGGAGGGGTTGAAGAACAGGTTAGCAGGGCATCTAAGAGTTACGGGCTCACCGTTACCACAAGTATAGAATTTGTCACATTCTTCATGAGCTACGAGTACACCTTCAGCTTTTTCATCAGCGCAGATAATCGGCGCTAGGCTAGGGTCGTGATTGCCAGCTCCAACATTTCCATCTCCATTGATATCATTAGCACTGTCTTCGCTGCCAGCTTCTTCTCTGCCATTGCAATCTACATTCTCGGCCCAATCGCATGTTTCAGTGTATGGGTTGTAAACAAGATTGACTGGACAGCGGAAGGATACTGGTTTCGTGTTTCCACAAACGTAAAAATTGTTGCATATTTCGTGAGCGATCAGCACACCATCTGAACCATCTGCAGCGCAGATGGCAGGGGCTTGGCCGGGGTTACAGTTGCATGATCCATTGTTATCGTTATCATTACCACCGTTCTCATTGTTACCACTGTCGTTGTTCTCATCGCCACCGATTATTCTGTCTCCACAATCGACGTTCTCTGGCCAGTCGCACACGCCCTTGTGAGGGTTGTACAGAAGACCAGATGGGCATGGCAGAGCGAAAGGTTTTCCTCCACCACATACGTAGAACTCGTTGCATTTATTGTGAGCAATCAATACTCCATCGGAATCTTCGACAGCGCAAATCTCAGGTGCTTCGTTGGGGTTACAATTACAGGGCCCGTTGTTTCCACTGTCGTTGCTATCATTTCCAGCATCACCGTTATCATTACCACCGTTGTTATTGCTACCACCTTCGTTATCGTTTCCACCACTTTCGCCATCAGGAATGACGCGGTCTCCACAGTCTACATTTTCAGGCCAGTCACATGTGTCAGTCTTGGGGTTGAAGAGGAGGTTGCCAGGGCAACGAAGAGTGACAGGGTTGCCTCCATTACAAACGTAGAATTTGTTGCATTTTTCGTGAGCTACAAGAACGCCTTCCGATTCATCTGCTGCACAGATTGCAGGAGCTTGGCTAGGGTCACAGTTACCAGCACCAACATTGTCGTTTCCGTTATCATTTCCACCGTTATCGTTACCGCCGTTGTTGCTGTCTCCGTTGTCGTTACCACCGTTGTTACTATCACCGTTGTCATTACCACCATTGTCGTTTCCACTCTCTTCGTTACCATTTCCACTTTCGCCATCAGGGATTACGCGATCTCCACAATCAACATTTTCTGGCCAGTCACATACGCCTTTGTGAGGATTGTACAGAAGACCGGATGGGCATGATATAGGGAAAGGTTTTCCTTGACCACATACGTAGAACGTGTTGCAGTTATCGTGAGCAATCAATACTCCATCGGAGTCTTCGGCAGCGCAAATCTCAGGTGCTTCGTTGGGGTTACAATTACAGGGCCCGTTGTTTCCACTGTCGTTGCTATCATTTCCAGCATCACCGTTATCACTTCCACCGTTGTCATTGCTACCGCCTTCGTTATCGTTACCACCACTTTCGCCGTTAGGGATGACGCGGTCTCCACAGTCTACATTCTCAGGCCAGTCACATGTGTCAGTCTTGGGGTTGAAGAGGAGGTTGCCAGGGCAACGAAGAGTGACAGGGTTGCCTCCATTACAAACGTAGAATTTATTGCATTTTTCGTGAGCTACAAGAACCCTTTCTGAGTCATCTGCTGCACAGATTGCAGGAGCTTGGCTAGGGTCACAGTTACCAGCACCAACATTGTCGTTTCCGTTATCATTTCCACCGTTGTCGTTACCACCGTTGTTACTGTCTCCGTTGTTGTTACCACCATTGTCGTTTCCACTCTCTTCGTTACCATTTCCACTTTCGCCATCAGGGATTACGCGATCTCCACATTCAACATTCTCTGGCCAGTCACATACGCCTTTGTGAGGGTTGTACAGAAGACCGGATGGGCATGATATAGGGAAAGGCTTTCCTTGACCACATACGTAGAACTTGTTGCAATTATCGTGAGCAATCAATACTCCATCGGAGTCTTCAGCAGCGCAAATCTCAGGTGCTTCGTTAGGGTTACAATTACAGGGCCCGTTGTTTCCACTGTCGTTGCTATCATTTCCAGCATCACCGTTATCACTACCACCGTTGTCACTGCTACCGCCTTCGTTATCGTTTCCACCACTTTCACCGCCAGGGATGACGCGGTCCCCACAGTCCACATTCTCAGGCCAGTCACAAGTGTCAGTATTGGGGTTGAAGAGAAGGTTACCGGGGCAACTGAGGGCTGCAGGGCTGCCACCATGGCAAATGTAGAACTTGTTACATTTCTCGTGAGCAACAAGGATGCCGTTTGAATCTTCTGCGGCACAGATTGCGGGAGCCTGGCTTGGGTCGCAGTTACCAGCTCCAACATTGCTATTTCCGTTATCATTACCACCATTTTCGCTACCGTTTTCGTTACTCTCATTGTTGTTGTTACCACCATTGTTGTTTCCGCTTTCCTCGTTTCCATTTCCACCACTTTCACCGTTAGGGATGATGCGATCTCCACAGTCAACGTTTTCAGGCCAGTCACATGTGTCAGTATTGGGGTTGAAGAGAAGGTTACCAGGGCAACTAAGGGCTACAGGGCTGCCACCATTGCAAATGTTGAATTTATTGCATTTCTCGTGAGCAACCAGGACGCCGTTTGAATCTTCTGCGGCACAGATTGCGGG
The Ostrinia nubilalis chromosome 16, ilOstNubi1.1, whole genome shotgun sequence DNA segment above includes these coding regions:
- the LOC135079153 gene encoding uncharacterized protein UU044-like encodes the protein MKGVAALLIAAFAVAHAANQCPVEQETDWSIELLLVHGDCDKFYKCTYGEPVEQLCPAGLYFNVEDLQCDWRANVDCGDRNIPGEVQPEPEPEPEPQPEPKPEPEPEPEPEPEPEPEPEPEPEPEPEPQPEPEPEPEPEPQPEPEPEPEPEPQPEPEPEPEPEIEEVIPEEPEIDIEEGSGEADLEIEFQENGCPVDPFIHWLVASTEDCNVFYQCVWGEPVQRRCAESLHFNAALQVCDWPRDAGCAVSYNKHFPSRNLYRK